A genomic stretch from Candidatus Dadabacteria bacterium includes:
- the lipA gene encoding lipoyl synthase, translated as MRSATTETRMPVRTGTRKKPEWIKAKIPSGPNYTKLRSLVREFGLHTVCEEAKCPNIGECWGAGTLTFMILGDVCTRSCGFCHVKTGKGGELDWEEPARVAAAVAELRKNNARVTHVVITSVNRDDRNYESACIFAQTVNEVKKTSPGVKIEVLIPDFKGEHEAIHKVIASSPDVLNHNIETVPRLYSLPQKTQSGRTRSVRPQAVYGRSLELLSLSAKMGRPGMLTKSGIMVGLGESFEEIVETLKDLKRAGCDIVTIGQYLQPTIDHIPVSRFYHPVEFESLKDYGEKIIGIPHVEAGPLVRSSYHAEKQVLELSDAMTGT; from the coding sequence ATGAGATCTGCTACCACTGAAACCCGGATGCCTGTTCGTACGGGGACTCGTAAAAAACCCGAATGGATAAAGGCCAAAATCCCAAGCGGTCCGAATTATACCAAGCTTAGGAGCTTGGTGCGCGAATTTGGCCTTCACACCGTGTGCGAGGAAGCGAAATGTCCGAACATAGGGGAGTGCTGGGGGGCCGGAACGCTCACTTTCATGATCCTGGGGGACGTCTGCACGAGAAGCTGTGGGTTCTGCCATGTGAAAACGGGGAAAGGCGGTGAACTTGACTGGGAAGAACCCGCCAGGGTGGCTGCGGCGGTCGCGGAGCTTCGGAAAAACAACGCGCGGGTTACACATGTAGTTATAACTTCGGTAAACAGAGATGACAGGAACTACGAAAGCGCCTGTATCTTCGCGCAGACCGTAAACGAGGTAAAAAAGACATCCCCGGGGGTAAAGATCGAAGTTCTGATCCCGGATTTCAAGGGGGAACACGAGGCGATTCACAAAGTGATAGCGTCATCTCCCGACGTTTTGAATCATAATATTGAAACCGTTCCGAGACTCTACTCGCTTCCCCAGAAAACTCAGTCGGGAAGAACGAGGTCCGTGAGGCCGCAGGCGGTCTACGGCAGATCTCTTGAACTTCTTTCGCTGTCCGCGAAGATGGGAAGGCCCGGGATGCTTACCAAATCAGGCATTATGGTCGGTCTTGGGGAGAGTTTCGAAGAAATCGTCGAAACGCTTAAGGATCTCAAGCGCGCCGGTTGCGACATAGTTACCATAGGACAGTATCTGCAGCCCACTATCGATCATATACCGGTATCAAGGTTCTATCATCCCGTCGAATTCGAATCTCTTAAAGACTACGGGGAGAAAATAATCGGTATCCCGCACGTGGAAGCGGGACCGCTTGTCAGAAGCTCTTACCATGCGGAAAAACAGGTTCTTGAACTCTCCGACGCAATGACCGGGACATAG
- the aroA gene encoding 3-phosphoshikimate 1-carboxyvinyltransferase: protein MSDFILKEKPRTLAGEITPPGDKSISHRAIILGSLARGKTRASGFLASQDTLATANAFRSMGIEVEVGAGGVEIAGRGLFGLKEPRKTIDAENSGTTARLLTGVLSAQSFPSTITGDDSLRRRPMSRVTVPLRSMGARISGEGEVLPLHITGSELQGIDYRSPVASAQVKSTILLAGLYAAGRTSVTELERTRDHTERMLRYFGVPVQISGTCVSVSQGVEFPGTELEIPSDISSAAFFIVAALLNPGSEIMVKNVGLNPLRTGVLDILWEMGADISVENRRQCCGEPVGDLIARHGALRAVRIEGESVSRAIDEFPVISVAACFAEGETVISGAGELRVKETDRISAMTGELSKLGADISETPDGMIINGTGELRGARCESRGDHRIAMSLAVAATRARGETVIGDAGCVSISFPEFFPLFEALLDSK, encoded by the coding sequence ATGTCCGATTTCATACTCAAGGAAAAACCCCGCACGCTTGCCGGAGAGATAACCCCTCCCGGCGATAAATCCATTTCCCACAGAGCGATCATTCTAGGCTCGCTTGCGCGGGGAAAGACCAGGGCAAGCGGGTTTCTCGCTTCCCAGGATACCCTTGCTACGGCGAACGCTTTTAGAAGCATGGGGATCGAGGTGGAAGTAGGCGCGGGAGGAGTGGAAATTGCGGGAAGGGGGCTTTTCGGCCTCAAGGAGCCCCGCAAGACCATAGACGCTGAAAATTCGGGAACCACCGCTAGGCTGCTCACGGGAGTTCTAAGTGCCCAGAGCTTCCCCTCGACCATTACCGGGGATGATTCCCTGCGTCGCCGTCCCATGTCCAGAGTGACTGTCCCGCTTCGCAGCATGGGGGCCAGGATATCGGGGGAGGGGGAAGTCCTTCCGCTTCACATAACAGGCTCGGAACTTCAGGGAATAGATTACAGATCTCCAGTGGCAAGTGCGCAGGTAAAATCCACGATTCTGCTCGCGGGACTCTATGCTGCGGGAAGGACGAGCGTGACAGAACTCGAAAGAACCCGGGACCACACCGAAAGGATGCTGCGCTACTTTGGAGTTCCGGTGCAGATAAGCGGAACATGTGTCTCGGTAAGCCAGGGAGTGGAGTTTCCGGGAACCGAGCTTGAAATCCCCTCGGACATCTCATCGGCGGCTTTTTTTATCGTCGCCGCGCTTCTAAACCCGGGATCGGAAATCATGGTGAAAAACGTCGGGCTTAACCCGCTTAGAACCGGGGTGCTTGATATCCTGTGGGAAATGGGGGCCGACATCTCGGTTGAGAACCGCCGCCAGTGCTGCGGGGAACCGGTAGGGGATCTAATTGCCCGCCACGGTGCGCTTCGCGCCGTGCGCATAGAGGGGGAGTCGGTGTCGCGGGCCATAGACGAATTTCCCGTTATTTCCGTGGCTGCGTGTTTTGCCGAGGGCGAAACGGTGATAAGCGGCGCGGGGGAGCTTCGGGTAAAGGAAACCGACCGGATAAGCGCCATGACAGGTGAGCTTTCGAAACTTGGCGCGGACATAAGCGAAACACCGGACGGCATGATTATAAACGGCACGGGGGAGCTTCGCGGAGCCCGGTGCGAGAGCCGCGGAGACCACCGGATTGCCATGTCTCTTGCCGTCGCTGCCACGCGGGCCCGGGGGGAGACGGTGATCGGGGACGCCGGATGCGTTTCCATTTCATTTCCTGAATTCTTCCCGCTTTTCGAGGCTCTTTTAGATTCCAAATGA
- a CDS encoding 30S ribosomal protein S1 has translation MTQDNGVTDSNEKSFEELLDESMESRLSEPENGEIAKGRVIRVDSDAVFIDLGFKFECIVPINQFLNKDGEYEVSVGSEIEVLVERPNPNTVRASKQKADQIREKRAIEEKFKNKEPVVTKILNRVKGGFNCDIGRHTPFKVFLPGSQVGLRPVADFDEMVGQTIETRIIQNNDNGIVVSRRAILEEEREEKKKETLATISEDQTVSGNVVKIIDAGAFVDIGGIEGFVPIGELSWGRVRHPGDVLKEGEDIQVKILRLEIENGKITLGVKQTTEDPWESIQERYRIGDRVKGKVVFAAEFGVFVELEPGIEGLVHVSELSWVKNFRHPSEVVSVGSEIEVAVLGVKPKERRISLSLKQIQENPWDEFKRNNPPNTRVSGTIRNVTELGVFVEVAPDMVGLVRPENLKWEGEISPLEVFSSEDLGKEIELIVLNVIPRQRKIGLGVKQLTPDPWNKVLRDYKVNETVVTSKIEEILESGVTVALADDVTGFYAIREFQDDEFSKESIKVGDEISGLVTGFNKPKHQVNLSRRRLEKKQEKDTMRDFASSQQESSSKLGDILNEKLKALD, from the coding sequence ATGACTCAGGATAATGGTGTTACGGATTCTAATGAGAAAAGCTTTGAGGAGTTACTTGATGAAAGTATGGAATCGCGCTTGAGCGAGCCCGAGAACGGGGAAATAGCGAAAGGAAGGGTCATAAGGGTTGATTCTGATGCTGTTTTCATAGACCTCGGGTTTAAGTTCGAGTGCATAGTTCCCATAAACCAATTTCTAAACAAAGACGGCGAATATGAAGTCTCGGTGGGCTCGGAGATAGAGGTTCTGGTCGAAAGACCTAATCCGAACACCGTCAGGGCTTCCAAACAAAAAGCAGACCAGATCAGAGAAAAAAGGGCGATCGAGGAAAAGTTCAAGAACAAAGAACCGGTCGTCACTAAGATTCTAAACAGAGTTAAGGGTGGTTTTAACTGCGATATAGGGCGGCATACCCCCTTCAAGGTATTTCTTCCCGGTTCCCAAGTTGGCCTGCGACCGGTTGCGGATTTTGACGAGATGGTAGGACAGACGATCGAAACCCGCATTATTCAGAACAACGACAACGGTATAGTGGTGTCGAGAAGGGCGATTCTCGAAGAAGAGAGAGAGGAGAAAAAGAAGGAGACGCTTGCCACTATATCGGAAGACCAGACTGTTTCCGGAAACGTGGTGAAGATAATTGACGCCGGGGCTTTCGTGGATATAGGGGGCATAGAGGGTTTTGTCCCGATAGGAGAGCTTTCCTGGGGGAGGGTAAGGCATCCGGGGGATGTCCTCAAAGAAGGCGAGGACATCCAGGTCAAGATTCTTCGCCTTGAGATCGAAAACGGGAAAATAACTCTCGGGGTGAAACAGACCACCGAGGATCCGTGGGAGAGCATACAGGAAAGATACCGAATCGGCGACAGAGTCAAGGGCAAGGTAGTCTTCGCGGCAGAATTCGGCGTGTTCGTCGAGCTTGAACCCGGGATAGAGGGGCTTGTGCACGTAAGCGAACTTTCCTGGGTTAAGAATTTCCGTCATCCAAGTGAAGTAGTTTCAGTCGGAAGCGAGATAGAAGTCGCGGTTCTGGGAGTAAAGCCGAAGGAAAGAAGAATTTCGCTGAGCCTCAAGCAGATACAGGAAAACCCATGGGATGAGTTCAAGCGGAACAATCCTCCTAACACGAGGGTTAGCGGAACCATAAGAAACGTTACGGAACTCGGGGTTTTTGTCGAAGTTGCCCCGGACATGGTCGGGCTCGTGCGTCCGGAAAATCTGAAGTGGGAGGGGGAAATCAGCCCCCTTGAGGTTTTCTCAAGCGAAGACCTGGGAAAGGAAATAGAGCTTATTGTGCTGAATGTCATCCCGAGGCAGAGAAAAATCGGGCTTGGAGTCAAGCAGCTCACCCCGGACCCGTGGAACAAGGTGCTTCGGGACTACAAGGTGAACGAAACCGTGGTCACCTCCAAGATAGAGGAAATTCTCGAGAGCGGCGTCACCGTGGCGCTTGCCGACGACGTAACGGGATTTTACGCCATCCGCGAATTTCAGGACGATGAGTTCAGCAAGGAATCCATTAAGGTTGGAGACGAGATAAGCGGTCTCGTCACGGGTTTTAACAAGCCCAAGCATCAGGTGAATCTCAGCCGCAGAAGGCTTGAGAAGAAGCAGGAAAAAGACACGATGAGAGACTTCGCGTCTTCCCAGCAGGAAAGTTCCTCCAAGCTCGGGGACATCCTGAACGAAAAGCTCAAGGCCCTTGACTGA
- the sppA gene encoding signal peptide peptidase SppA, whose amino-acid sequence MKVPDLNFFLKTFLSLLVILLVGFAGILIGMLISDHGQNPGGDGVAVVNIDGIIINPDPYIKSIRKIRETDSVKAVVIRVNSPGGSVAASQEIYEELRSLGEAMPVVASMGTVAASGGYYIACAAATIYANPGTVTGSIGVIAQFASYEQLLKWAKVEVEVIKSGEFKDLGSPFRKMPETQKAYLQTLIDGSHSQFKGMISERRNLPPAKVTSLSDGKIFIGSQARELGLIDRIGTLEAAIAEARELGDLDEDSWIREYPMKKKTLLDFVFPETLSERVTFVSPVRTGFGLYYIADVVY is encoded by the coding sequence GTGAAAGTCCCCGACCTGAATTTCTTTCTTAAGACCTTTCTCTCGCTTCTGGTCATCCTCCTTGTCGGTTTCGCGGGAATCCTCATAGGAATGCTGATCTCCGATCATGGCCAGAACCCCGGCGGGGACGGGGTGGCGGTGGTGAACATTGACGGCATAATAATCAACCCCGATCCCTATATTAAAAGCATAAGAAAAATACGCGAGACCGATTCCGTAAAGGCTGTTGTGATAAGGGTAAATTCCCCGGGAGGATCAGTCGCTGCCTCTCAGGAAATATACGAAGAACTCAGAAGCCTGGGCGAAGCCATGCCGGTTGTGGCCAGCATGGGAACGGTTGCCGCCTCGGGGGGTTACTATATCGCCTGCGCGGCAGCCACGATTTATGCCAATCCCGGCACCGTGACCGGGAGCATCGGCGTGATAGCGCAGTTTGCAAGCTACGAGCAGCTGCTTAAGTGGGCGAAGGTGGAAGTCGAGGTGATAAAGAGCGGGGAGTTTAAGGATCTGGGCTCGCCGTTTCGCAAAATGCCCGAGACGCAAAAGGCTTACCTGCAGACTCTCATAGACGGCTCCCACTCCCAGTTCAAGGGCATGATTTCCGAAAGAAGGAACCTGCCCCCGGCGAAAGTCACTTCGCTTTCTGACGGAAAGATATTCATCGGAAGCCAGGCGAGGGAGCTCGGCCTGATTGACCGCATCGGGACTCTTGAGGCCGCGATTGCCGAGGCGAGGGAGCTAGGGGACCTAGATGAGGATTCGTGGATTAGGGAGTATCCCATGAAGAAAAAAACGTTGCTTGATTTCGTTTTCCCCGAAACTCTTTCTGAGCGCGTGACTTTTGTCTCTCCCGTGAGAACCGGGTTCGGTCTTTACTACATAGCCGACGTGGTTTACTAA
- a CDS encoding DUF2237 domain-containing protein: MKTEEKNIFGEELKECSTDPMTGFFRDGCCRAAVEDVGLHLVCAEMTEEFLEFSRSRGNDLITPRPEFGFDGLKPGDRWCLCALRWKEALDGGVAPPVFLQSTHESVLKIIDLSDLKKYAADIS; this comes from the coding sequence ATGAAAACGGAAGAGAAAAACATATTCGGCGAAGAGCTAAAAGAATGTAGCACGGATCCGATGACCGGATTTTTCAGGGATGGCTGCTGCAGAGCGGCAGTCGAGGATGTGGGGCTTCATCTGGTCTGCGCGGAGATGACGGAGGAATTTCTCGAATTTTCGAGATCCAGGGGAAACGACCTCATAACCCCCCGCCCCGAGTTCGGTTTTGATGGGCTGAAACCCGGAGACAGGTGGTGTCTTTGCGCGCTTCGCTGGAAAGAAGCACTTGACGGCGGTGTGGCTCCCCCGGTTTTTCTTCAGTCGACCCATGAATCGGTGCTCAAAATCATAGATCTCTCGGATCTTAAAAAATACGCCGCCGACATATCCTGA
- the cmk gene encoding (d)CMP kinase, with the protein MKRDGDNIVTIDGPSGVGKSTVARRVADLLGFSCLDTGAMYRAVALKVSEAEVDPNDPASLSRLLSGTMVEFSPEGLVFLDGRDVSKLIRTEKISSLSSELAELAEVREFLIGIQRKIGEGENIVAEGRDMGTYVFPGARYKFYLDATVAERAKRRFLQSKRGDIPLSDVEDELRRRDRRDTLRAENPLRPAQDAVVIDTTRMSAEDVIAAIFLRTKDISFRGD; encoded by the coding sequence ATGAAACGAGACGGCGACAATATCGTTACCATAGACGGACCTTCGGGAGTGGGGAAAAGCACCGTTGCCAGACGAGTTGCCGACCTGCTCGGTTTTTCGTGTCTTGACACGGGCGCCATGTACAGGGCCGTGGCGCTTAAGGTAAGCGAGGCGGAAGTTGACCCCAACGATCCCGCTTCGCTCTCGCGGCTTCTTTCCGGAACTATGGTGGAATTCTCTCCGGAGGGCCTTGTTTTCCTTGACGGGCGCGACGTCTCGAAACTTATAAGGACGGAGAAGATCTCTTCCCTTTCCTCCGAACTCGCGGAGCTTGCCGAAGTAAGGGAATTTCTCATCGGCATTCAGAGAAAGATCGGGGAAGGGGAAAACATAGTTGCCGAGGGAAGGGATATGGGAACCTATGTTTTTCCCGGGGCAAGGTATAAATTCTACCTCGACGCTACGGTCGCCGAGAGAGCGAAAAGGAGATTCCTTCAAAGTAAACGGGGAGATATTCCCCTCTCCGATGTCGAAGACGAGCTTCGCAGAAGGGACCGTCGTGACACGCTTCGCGCGGAGAACCCACTTCGTCCCGCCCAGGACGCCGTGGTGATAGATACGACCCGAATGAGCGCCGAAGATGTGATTGCGGCGATATTTCTTCGCACAAAAGATATCTCTTTCCGCGGCGATTGA
- a CDS encoding cofactor-independent phosphoglycerate mutase, which produces MKYLVLQGDGMPDHKLPELEGRTPLEVAATPNLDAIAKRAEIFGIAKTIPDPLPPGSDVGNLAVLGYDPTEYYTGRSPLEAASIGISLGETDVTVRCNLVTLAERNGRTVMEDYSAGHITDDDAAGIIEDLKKEFDGEEFSLSQGVSYRHLLLWRGGNSGIQTTPPHDISGKEIAPWLPSGDGAEKLLNLMERSRRILKDHPVNAKRRAEGKNTADSIWLWGEGTKPDMPSLQELYGITGSVVSAVDLVKGIGIFAAMEVIEVPGATGYLDTNYAGKVSGAIESLQRVDLAMIHIEATDETGHVGDASLKIQAIEDFDQKVVGPALAGMEQFGEYRVLVLSDHPTPIDLRTHSNEPVPFAILDSANRSVKHDSLVYTEDCAAASGVYVKEGWKLLGTLVARQE; this is translated from the coding sequence GTGAAATACCTTGTCCTCCAAGGCGACGGCATGCCCGACCACAAGCTCCCCGAGCTTGAGGGAAGGACTCCGCTTGAAGTCGCCGCCACTCCCAACCTTGACGCGATCGCCAAGCGGGCCGAGATTTTCGGAATCGCAAAAACCATTCCGGATCCTCTCCCTCCGGGAAGCGACGTGGGAAACCTGGCGGTGCTGGGCTACGATCCCACGGAATACTACACGGGAAGATCTCCCCTTGAAGCTGCGAGCATTGGGATTTCGCTCGGGGAGACGGACGTTACGGTGCGATGCAATCTTGTAACTCTCGCGGAGAGAAACGGCCGGACGGTCATGGAGGACTACAGCGCCGGGCACATAACGGACGATGATGCGGCCGGGATCATCGAGGATCTAAAAAAAGAGTTCGACGGGGAGGAGTTCTCCCTAAGCCAGGGGGTAAGCTACAGGCATCTTCTGCTCTGGCGCGGAGGAAACAGCGGTATTCAAACGACTCCACCTCATGACATTTCCGGAAAGGAAATCGCTCCCTGGCTTCCTTCGGGAGACGGGGCGGAAAAACTCCTGAACCTCATGGAGAGATCCCGGAGGATACTTAAAGACCACCCCGTGAACGCAAAAAGAAGAGCCGAAGGGAAAAACACCGCAGACTCCATATGGCTCTGGGGCGAGGGGACAAAACCCGACATGCCGTCCCTTCAGGAGCTTTACGGAATCACCGGGTCAGTGGTATCGGCGGTCGACCTCGTAAAGGGGATAGGAATATTCGCCGCGATGGAAGTGATCGAGGTTCCGGGAGCGACCGGGTACCTCGACACCAACTACGCGGGAAAGGTGAGCGGCGCTATTGAGTCGCTGCAACGCGTGGACCTCGCAATGATCCACATAGAGGCAACGGACGAAACGGGTCATGTCGGAGACGCGAGCCTTAAAATACAGGCGATCGAGGATTTTGACCAAAAGGTAGTGGGGCCTGCACTCGCGGGGATGGAGCAGTTCGGCGAATACAGGGTGCTGGTGCTCTCAGACCATCCCACCCCCATAGACCTCAGGACCCACTCGAACGAACCCGTCCCATTTGCCATACTTGATTCCGCGAACCGCTCGGTAAAGCATGACTCTCTTGTTTATACCGAGGACTGCGCCGCGGCAAGCGGAGTCTATGTAAAAGAAGGCTGGAAGCTATTGGGAACGCTTGTCGCCAGACAGGAATAA